The genomic window CCTGGCGGTGTTCGCGCACGGCCGCGAAGCGGCCCGCACGGCCGGCGCGATGGGCGCCGACCAGATCGAAGCTTTCGTCCGCCAGGCCGGCGCTTGACGTACCATCAGACCGGAGGCGTTGATGGAAGAACGGCGGCGAGCGTCCTGGATCAGCGGATCGATCCTGGTTCGGGGAGATGTGGTTTCGACCGAAGATCTGGTGATCGACGGCCAGGTGCAAGGCACCATCGAGTTGGGGGATCACAGCCTGACGATTGGTCCCGGCGCGACGGTGGTGGCCGACCTGGCCGCCAAGGTGGTCACTGTCAGCGGCTCGGTGGTCGGGAATGTCGTGGGTGCCGCGCGGGTCGAGCTGAAGTCGACGGCGTCGATCGAGG from Acidobacteriota bacterium includes these protein-coding regions:
- a CDS encoding polymer-forming cytoskeletal protein; amino-acid sequence: MEERRRASWISGSILVRGDVVSTEDLVIDGQVQGTIELGDHSLTIGPGATVVADLAAKVVTVSGSVVGNVVGAARVELKSTASIEGDVNAPTFVMEEGATLKGKVDTGGKK